AATTTGTAGCATACACACACAGAGGAATGAATGCATTAATTTGACGTATGAAGTATGACCAGCCAAGCATGCATTGCTTTTTTTATCGACAAATGTTAGTGGTTAGTTTGTTAGGTTTTTGTTAGCAGGGAAATCGAACCCACCACCTTTTCctcctttccttctttcttaACCACCTAACCAATCTTATCTCTGCCAAAGATGAATTGTTAATCAACAGaaatcaaggttttaaatatcaGTCCGTGACCATGATTTGGGCCGCAACTTCAAGGTTTTTTAACTGTTCGTGACTGGAATTGAGATTGCATCGGCTGCATTTGTCCCTGATTTGCCGCAATATCAACAAACCGTAATGCCACcgatatttaaaaaaaccttgccagaaataaaaaaagcacCACTCACTACCTATTTTCCCAAGCAAAaccttgttttccttttagcaactaataaaaaattaacagcaCCATTCCTCTTTTATcccaaatttttagttttagagaCAGAAAACATCCACACACAAAATCAACCCTTCTGCGTAATATCGATTTAACcgaagaaaacaagcatcagtAATTGTCTTctttaaccaataataaaaaaatgcatgccccatttagtaaaattaaattaaataacaaaaaaaaagagtaaatacccCTAGTGCATTGCTTGGACCTCAAAGTCTTCCTGTCCTCTGCGGGAGAGGCAACGAGGACGCCCTTTTTGTTGGGCAACAACATGTCCCTCAGTTCCGACGGAATACCCATTGCGTTGTTTGTTGAatgtcttttcttcttttccgaATCGAATCCTTATTATGGCTTATTTATATCTCTTAGGTTCTCTGAATCAAATCGAAAATCGAAggcttatttattattatatgtgtaCTGTAGTAGTACTAGTAGGAGCCTTTGCCGAGCAGCCCACGATggataaaacaaaattcaattaacattctttctttctttatttgttttcagTATTCTTTGTTCCTGGTCAAGTTTATgttagaattattattttatgtataaagactaataaataaataattaagaattaaattgtaattgggtatAGGAGAAGTATTCAGAGTTAACGGCCGCACGATGATTATTAAAGGAGGTTAATATCGTAAATAAGGTTCCATTCTTGACAGAAGAGGGTTTTCTGTCTTCCATAGCCATCACGAATAGAAAGAGAGACATAAAAGAAAGGTTTAAGGGTGAAATCTAtgcatgaaccctaattatgaaatttatgaataatttaatttcttttaattatgcaTCAATCctatttatgaaatttagagATTTTTTTCACTGTAAGTATGAAATCTTATATTGAAAAGGATATGAatgcttaaaattatattattttgattgcgTTCAATAAAGAAAAACTTATGATATTTGTAAGTAGTGGATACTTttaattgtatatattaaatttggagaaagatttcaaatttatattttatgcaaTCTGATTTGATTTCGTGATAATGGTGGCTAgtattggtatttttttatgatataatatGAGAAAGTCATATAATGTGAGGAAGTCATCACCGTAACTATATGTTTCATGTTATGGAGAAAGTGTTGGGCTGGTACGCTATTAATTCCAAgggacatgctaggtgcacccagcaatattgctggtgcacccagcaatttagtGAATTGGCCATTTTTCCCcttaagttaaatttaaaaaaagcgCACAACAATCTCGGAAGACCCACGTTGCCTTTGccttccctctttcttttcttcttctgctgcttcttcttcctcgcaAGCCACGCCTTCTTCTTCTGCTCCGATCAGCCGTCGTTGCTGCGTTTTGCCTTCGAGGTTGGTCTCCCCTAACTCCCCTCCGCTTTAATGTCCAATATTGTTGTAGCATTACGCCGGAAAAAATGGTGAAAACGCGGACCTGGAACGGTGGCTTCTTTCGGAAGTACCCTCTTCCGGAAAATTTCTGGAAGAatccttcttccggaagttccaGAAGACATTGTTCCGGAAACTTTCCAGAAGAAGGGTTCTTCTGAAAGAATCAAAGGGTCATCCGAAAGAAGCCTTCTTCCGGTAAGTTTTCGGAAAGTTTCTGGAAGAAGGCTTCTTCCGGATGACCCTTTGGTTATTCTGGAAGAACTTTCCGGAAGAGCCACTtgttccggaaactttccggacgAACCACTTGTTCCggaaacttccggaagaaccacttctttcggaagtttgaattttttttttaaaaatattgttttgtttttttttaataaatgaagttgttgttttatttttataaattaagtagtgtatgtttttgaattttttttttaaaaaaattaggtttgtttttttttatgacaaatgaagttgttttttttataatttaagttgtgtatctttactaattatttatttttaaattatttttgtttttgtttataaatgaagttgtttatttttataaattaagttgtgtgtgttttggaatttgttttttaaaattagtgttttttataaatgaagttggttatttttataaattaagttgtgtatgttttgaaatttttttaaattggttttgttttatttttatatataattttagttgtgtatgtttaataattatttatttataaattagttgtgtttttttgtttataaatgaagttatttatttttataaattaagttgtgtgtgttttggaatttttttttaaatagtctttttttatagatgaagttgtttatttttataaattaagttgtgtgtgttttggaatttcttttttttttaaatatttttttttataaatgaagttggttatttttataaattaagttgtgtatgttttgaaattttttttaattatttttgttttatttttatatataattttagttgtgtatgtttactaattatttatttataaattagttgtgtttttttgtttataaatgaagttgttttttttatataaattaagttgtggatgtttactaattaattatttttacattagttgtgtttttttttttataaatgaagttgtttatttttttataaattatgttgtgtgtgttttgaaataatttttttaaattagtcttgtttttttataaataaacttgttttatttttataaagaaagttgtgtctgttttgaaataattatatgaatagTTTATTTGACCCAAAAAAATACGTGTTCTACATGATTTGCTTATCATGgttagaacacgaggtttaggtctgCTATAGGTAGGGTTATAGGCAGAGATAGACATGATGAGCATGATGCAGTTGATGTTTCtgagaggcgtaggcctactgctTCGGCCCGTAGGCAACGGGTTCATCAGATGACTGAGGATGTCCCTGATATGGCTGAGGATGCACCTGAGATGACTGCGGACGTACAGGCTAATGATGGTGCTGAGGGGTCACATGCTGATGATGCTGAGGGATTCCCAGGTGGACCACGTGACCCATCAGTGCTGACTTCATTTGCGGACCATGTTGCACATGCCATTTGGACTGGataggtattttaatttgttaattatttctcattgttgatttgtttgtcattaattttttttatataattgaatatttggAATGCTTTGTACTTCAATTCAGGAACGTCCTGAGTTGAAGTTGGTGTCGCACGGGAGGAAGGTGACATTaattgggaggccagtgcctgagattgaaggacTGGTTggtgccacaggattaagtccattGATCGGGTGTTCAGTTGTAactggcgatcctggacttatatccgcatttgtggagagaTGGCACAGGGAGAccagcaccttccaccttctAGTAGGAGAGTTGACGATCACACTGGATGATGTGTCGTCACTCCTCCATCTACCTATCAGTGGCGCCTTCCACAGCTTTCATGCTCTTTCTATGGACGAGGCGATATTTTTGTTGACAGAGTTGCTTGAGGTGTCTGCTGAGGAGGCTAGAGCCGAGACAACACGATCACACGGGGCATATGTACGACTAGGATGGGTTCGAGACATCTATGAGATGAGATGCAAGGCACGACGATGGATTGTAGCAGCTCGTGCTTATTTGCTGCACCTggtcggttgcactctttttgccaacaagagtgcaacatatGTTCATGTGGTGCATCTAAAGGCTTTTCGCGACCTGGGTCAGAGTGGTGGTTATGCCTGGGGAGTtgccgcgctggttcatatgtatgaccagttagatgaAGCTTCTAGGACCACGACATGACAGATTGCGGGGTACCTGACTTTATTAcaagtaaattttgtgtttttaaatatgttacattggattatgatttaaacatatttttatgttatgttaacctcattttttttgtagtgctggatctatgagcactttcCGAGTGTGCATCAGTGTGTCATAAATGATGCGTACGAGGAGAAGTCCCTACGTGCTTCCCGGTGGCTGACGACGAAGGCGCATATGAAGGGAATTACAAGAGTACCGTACCGGGCACGTTGTGATGCTTTGACGGTCACAGATGTGTGCTGGTTGCCTTACACTGAGCATCGAGGGGTTAAGGGGTTTGAGCTGATTTCATCATTCCAGGGTCAACTGAGATGGGGTCCTATGGTGGTCACAGCTCAACCGGAGAGGGTGCTACGGCAGTTTGGTTACATTCAAAGCATCCCTCCACCGCCTGTTAGCGCTTCATTATCATATGATGATATAAATGACAGGTGGGTGCATTTTGCGGACCACGTACTAGCTGTCGGTGAGCTTTGTGCggattacatggagtggtttttcCGGATATCTCACCCATTCATGATATCGACCCAGGCAGGTGACCAGCCCAGACATGCACCTACCCCAGACCATGAGGAGTACATGCAGCCGGCCATCCCACAAgttccagtggcatttgacccccctccacTTGCAgtggtaagattatttgcgcatttaatgtttgatgaattgttatttattttaaattttataataaatgttttttatgacTGTCACATGATGATTACGAAGGCTATGAGGCGATCGCAGaaaggttggagcgtgtgctcaaccttaggatggtCACTGTAGGCACAGAGTTACATGATATTATGCAAGATTGCCTCACGATCGCCAGAGGGGGTGCCAGTGCAGATGGAAGTGTTAGGGCTCGATAGAGACGGCGCACAGAGCATTGattattgtttttatgttttgtagttgacataattttttgtatttgttacactttttagtttaatatagttgacttgttttgcattgtatattattttatgatattaactGACGTAACGATTCTGATTCCGATCCtggtccttaagcgaagttttggactcttatgaattttttttataaaaaaagtgaagCTAAAATCATGACTTTCGTTTGTAAGAAtgacattaaaattataaatttttaaaaataagataagtaaTTGTTTGGACGTTAAAAAACCCAAAACAATTAATGTCGTACCCTGGTTCCAtcgaataacacctcaaaaaagaggcacaaaatcgaaaaaaataggaatcaaACCCTTTTTACAtgtttaagtacccatgtttgagGTTTTTTTGGATTATGTGCGAGTCGCGTAAGACATTGGAGGGgcgctatttctcatgtttggatgtcaaagaacccaaaaaaattaatgttggaCCCTGGTTCCATCGAATAACATCTCAAAAAAGAGgcacaaaatcgaaaaaaaataggaatcagACCCTTTTTACATGTTTAAGTACCCGTGTTTGGGGTTTTTTTGGATTATGTGCGAGTCGCGTAAGACATTGGAGGGAtgctatttctcatgtttggatgtcaaagaacccaaaaatattaattttgtaccCTGGTTCCATCGAATAACACCTCCAAAAAGAGGtacaaaatcgaaaaaaataggaatcgGACCCTTCCTACATGTTTAAGTACCCGTGTTTGGGGTTTTTTTTGGATTATGTGCGAGTCGCGTAAGACATTGGAGGGgcgctatttctcatgtttggacgtcaaagaatccaaaaaaattaatgtcataCCCTGGTTCCAtcgaataacacctcaaaaaagaggcacaaaatcgaaaaaaaaggAATCGAACCCTTTTTACAtgtttaagtacccatgtttggggttttttttGGATTATGTGCGAGTCGTGTAAGACATTGGAGGGGcactatttctcatgtttggacgtcaaagaacccaaaaaaattaatgtcctaccctggttccatcgaataacacctcaaaaaagaggcacaaaatcgaaaaaaataggaatcagACCCTTCTAAGTATGCCTAAGGTCTGAAggtcaaacaattaaaataaattatatttggaccattcaaacaacacattcaactttattatgggaTTTAAACACGCTGTAAATAGATAAAGGTTACATGAGcgaaaagcaaaaaataaacattgcaTTCAGTCGTTTAGCGATGTCGCCGTCACCTCGTCTTCGAATTCCAGaacatatttagtaaagacagctaaaatttctattggcccatattttttccagtagttagactgTACTAACACCTTTAGCACTTCTTCATTGGTCTTCAGctcattaatttcatattttataagcttatctgaatactcaaagcgacctggttggcggaaaaacaatcgtcttaccgtttgtgattcgtgacttccaagagggggaatccctttaggtgcaacttgctttattaaatccttcagttcatcgatggtacatgttgaaggaatttgaaatttcttttggatttttttcctgtgaacgcgcatccaacaaatttgttctggGGTGGCATGTTCCATTTCCCGTTGTAATACAAGATCGCGTCATGAGTACGGGGCATAGTGCGTTGAAGTAAGTTTATTACTCCACctggtgttcttccaacggtgcataataactcaatcagaccaacacatgaaaattgatcattacacattaacattgtgttgacatcgtcatcatttatcaatttcatacactgaaagcgaatttggttacctgtatgGGTGAATGGCTGccggtagtgaatttcatccaaaaattgtttgtcggatagctgaagggtattgtgtattctgatttttaggcttgcaaaatcacagctgtgtggtactcgaatgggcaccggagtcgaagtttggaagtaaaccccagtatcattgtgaataatcgatccatttggaaaaatgaaacccaaccttgagttgacaatcatctgactgctagtttctcctaaaaatgCCATACTTTGTGTATCAATTGAGAGACTATATGAAAGCAAGATAATGCGTGATTTATTAGCCGTGTCTCATATATATACATGGTTTTCACCGACAGATTGCTTcactttttttacaaaaaaatagacacgcaTGAACATGTTTCGTGTTTATGTTTCCTTcagaatgtgtagtcaagtcagtcAATGTGGTGTCATGCTCAAACTTtaatacgcatgcatgtcattatgtgttgtcaattatgacaacAATGTATCGTACACGCGtaattgatttttgttggaccaactATTTTTTTGCTTAACGAAACgagtatttaataatattaattggttattaatggcttacaacaaattatatcgcataatgaatacaattacataaacaatgcatgtttagtcttcatttaggtcgacatagtgtcttttgaatgacatcaaaCTTGTGTATtactgcattctactaatatatggagttgtccactgctttgcctgagaataacaattgcttgaccacaacaacgctggaggcggtaagggacaatggtctttcaaataaacttgttgtacatgaacaaacattattaACTCAAATGAACCAGggaagtcattgcataatttttatactaactatcttcaatgtacctgaacaaaatgatttccaaacacgtgatCGGCACATATCATGCGGTGCCCAGAAGAATcgggtggtggttgacttctaagaggaaaaaatatcatgctttgttgttgggacaacaatacaaggattacgttataccgtgatgcaatcacatatcccatctccgttatatccatccacttgtccacactaacctgaatcaAGCAAACATACATGTGTAAGTTATTTAaagtttgttattaaaaaaaataacctaaaaacataccttggaaaacccatcaacaagtagggacagctttaattgttcaaatctctctatgccaccgaagaggttcatgtactcatgcgaccatctaccaagttctttaatcaattcgttacgcactaacggccacgaatcttcccccatacctaataaagcgacaatggaccgatatccacagttaccgtccgctttcacatccacaacgtcacgaatgaaaccttgaatgaattgcgcaaattgatccaacatcgggatgatccttgttggctgaggcggttcagaacatgatgcactacgtttgactgaagagttgctgctttgaacataatgaaaaacatcaacatactcccaataagacggatcacgctttgtggatctttgacttcttttcatcggtttcttcggtgcacctttatTATTGACCTTTGACGGAGGAGGGCACATAAAGTTATGATCAAGGTATgcaatttctcgaagtttactctttagagtTACTTTGCCAGACACATCAAGTTCctcaaaccttttagatatggtctcaatctcttccttgatgctgACTTCggcctcacataacccttggtctgaaaagcaaagtctcctccagaaaatatggactgactccaatgggatgctgccagcagtatacctagaaagttcacatgcacaaggaagaccgtgcgtgcttctcatcacacaaccacaagaagagggaTTGTTGCCGAGATAACATAAACGCTCAACCTCAGAAGCAATCTCATTTAAAGCGTCCCTTGAAACCATCctaagaagcctcttgtataaggtttttttaaagacatgtccaaccacatgcatattggtttcaaaggatgctttaatttcaacgtgttgcagcgtgatcatgttgttcatggcattccAAACACTACAcaggtctccaaggctattttgtaatactctttttagagcccaatgagctgattcaaccctacatttaaaatacacaacaaacatgaaaaatatacaacaattaaataccatttattaatagtccttactaacaaataaaatcagttcttaatacctgtttgttgttgtgttgcctaggtgcatgaccttatacgtccatgctgtaataaatttttccttgtgggagataatccatgtgtcgttaacatagtcaacgaacatcggccaaggcgaacaagcaaTTTGAAACTTCTGAAGTGACTCAGCGAACTGGTGTTTGGatggacaatcaaccaaagtaccccagttatCCATTAGATAGTCCCAAGCATTTTTTTgaccgattaaagatttgcacttcgctttcacattcttatcgatatgaaacctgcacaacaaatttgtacactctgggaacacagttttcactgcattcatcagtgctaggtctctgtcagtgacaataacaacagGGAGGCgatcatttattaaaaatagaccTCGAAATCGTTtcaaagcccatacaatattattaacacgctcagctTCCAAATATGCAAACCCAACAAAGAATGTCATCGCTgttggtgtcaccccaacaaagtcaagtagtgggagtctgtacctgtttgttttgtaggtactgtctataaaacacagcagatgacatgcattacataactttactgcatctgggtgacaccaaaacagatcacgtaccacaacttcatccttcaatctatgtcaatgaatgtattgatcacgttcgagaagcttcatcagatgttgcatttcgATATtagctcctcttattgaagaacgatatgcacttcttgcattgtaaatttgatttatcgtggtgcaactgttggcattgtgttccttcaacgttagcaagatgtttttcgatttcaccatcgactttgtcatatcagcaataattttcttttcatccttagtcaatcgcccaacgtatggatgtccaactaaggacttggccaattcatgattgtgaatcccacagatcaacttcaccatccaaccatcccctccatgcactggtttcccacgaagcctgaagggacaaccacatttcctattcccagtgtctcttctaacgaattctttattcctacacttgtacataccactcctttcacacccaattaaggcaaatgaacttcttcctctgctaccggtatctgtgtcagacctcataatcactgcaacaaatccattttcatgggcaactgttcgagcccactgcaaaacatcatctcgagtaccaaatacctacaacgcaaccccaacatattaatttttatacaaaacatcaattcaaccaaatgaCTCAAACTAATCAACATGATTACCTGAGacgtattaaaagcatttgaacaatcaacatgtggttcattcacaccacattcttcttcattatcataatcgtaatccatatgaacttcttgtgacatcgtaTAGTCATACGTCCATTGATCTTAGTTCATCTTAACGACATATTAaattatgcatcatacacaagtacattcaaattatcatataaccacatccaaaaattgactacatattaactaacaaacatattaacaactaatacaaatacattcaaaatttataactacattatttacttaaactaaacttaacactataattaacaactaataaaacatttttctactacaacaaaatacaattattttacctaaatcatttaatattataccaaaatcattatacctaattaaaccaattatcCACAATTTCAAATAcagatattataaattataatattcatatatatatatatatatatgtatatataatttttttcattaattttaaaacaaaattccaaaaaaattaaaaaaactaacattccggaagaacttcttccggaagaacaatgttgaaattccggaagaagttgtTTCGGAAGTTTCTTCTGGAacaacttcttccggaagttcatAGAtcaacttccggaagaagttctttcGGAAGTTCATAGTTTTGCTTCCGGAACAACTTATTCCGGAAGAAGTTGTTCCGGAGTTTCACAGTTGTTCTTCCGAAACAACTTCTTCCAGTAGTTCACAGTTCTTCCGGAAAAAGTTTTTACTATTTTACTGTTCACCTTCTCTAACAAATCTACACACGAAAACGCAAAAAAAACCGATAAATGCGTACCTCCAACGAAATAGGAACAACAACGACGAAATGCGTACCCCCAATATTTAACCTTCACTGAACAGCTACTTCAAACACACAAACGGGACCACCAAAACTTCAAAAGCtttttacggaaaaagaatacGAAGAACATTGGGATGAAGGTGAAACCAAAAAGGTGTAAAACGGAAAAGCAGcacaataaatttaaagaaaacaacataGGGACAAAATCGtcattaaatatgcattaaatattattttatttctagttattattataaaatgaaatctaTTTTTACTTCACgttgttataaaattaaaattatttttttattatatattaagttttgtaatacaaattaaatgttatcaCAATTGGTGTCTGATAGGTGACTATAATAATGTTGCAAAAGCTCAAGATCGCATAGGAGGTAAAATGGTGACGGAAGCTGAATATACTGATTTTTCTGATATGCTTGAGCAGATTGGTCTGGCTGAAATGGATAGTCAAGGAGACTATTTTACTTGGTCAAATAAGCATGTAGAAGGCACCATTTACTCGAGAATTGATAGAGTTCTGGCAAATGTTTCGTGGTTTCAGAACAATCTGGATGTGAACCTTCACATCATGCCCCCAAATGTCTCGGACCACACTCTTCTATGGCTGCAACACCGCGATAGGGTAATTCTGAAAAAATCCCACTTCAAATTCATTAATGGTAGTGTCGATCTGGATGGTTACAATGATGCAGTCTCGGCCAGCTGGAGAGAGCCAATCACAGGCAGACCTATGTTCGTGGTCTGGGAAAAATTAATGTGTCTACAGCCAGTTCTGAGAAATTTAAGTAAACCACTGATGCATCTCAAACAGAATATTCTCCAAGCCAGGGGGAACCTGCAGCAGGCTCAACTTGATCTCTCCATCGACCTGATGAACAGTACCAATATTGCTAAGGTAAAAAAGTGCACTGATATACTTATTTACTTTCAGGAACTTGAGGAAAATGTTCTTAGGCAGAAGGCCAAGATTGATTGGCTAAAATTAGGTGATGGCAACAATTCATTTTTCTACGCAACCGTTAAATCGAGGGCTAATGCTAAAGGGATGAACATGCTAAGGAAGATTGATGGTACAATTTGTGCAACTCAGGAAGATATTGAGAATCTGGTCCTGGAGTTTTATGGTGAGCTGATGGGGAAAAATCTACCAATCTGAAGCATATAGATGCAGATGCTATGCGAAGAGGTGGGCAACTTTCAATGGAGCAACGAAAGTTTCTTGTTGCCCCAGTCAATGATCAGGAAATCCTAAAAGCGCTAAATGGTATAGGCGATTTGAAGTCTCCCGGTATCGATGGATACGGGGCAAAATTCTTTAAATCCAGTTGGGATATTATCAAAGATGATATCAATAATGCAATATATGACTTTTTCAATAATGATAGATTGCTTAAGGCATTTAACTG
This region of Glycine soja cultivar W05 chromosome 17, ASM419377v2, whole genome shotgun sequence genomic DNA includes:
- the LOC114391613 gene encoding protein MAIN-LIKE 1-like, with the translated sequence MRCKARRWIVAARAYLLHLVGCTLFANKSATYVHVVHLKAFRDLGQSGGYAWGVAALCWIYEHFPSVHQCVINDAYEEKSLRASRWLTTKAHMKGITRVPYRARCDALTVTDVCWLPYTEHRGVKGFELISSFQGQLRWGPMVVTAQPERVLRQFGYIQSIPPPPVSASLSYDDINDRWVHFADHVLAVGELCADYMEWFFRISHPFMISTQAGDQPRHAPTPDHEEYMQPAIPQVPVAFDPPPLAVAMRRSQKGWSVCSTLGWSL